CTTCGCGGGCACGGTGACCATCCTCGGCATGGGGGTGGTGTTCTTCTTCCTGGCGCTGCTGAGCCTGGGCATGGCCGCGTTGCGCCGCGTGTATGGCGGCGAGGCGTCCGCGGCGGCCGCGGAGCCGGAGGCGGCGACCACCGCGAGTGGGGCGCCGGCACGGCACGACGCCCGCTGGGTGGCCGCGGCGGTGGCCGCCTGGCTGGCCGGGCAGGGCCGGTTCGACGAGGTGAGCGCGGCTCCCTGGGACCCGATGCGGAGGCGCCGGTGAAGCAGCAGGTCACGTTCGAGTACGAGGGCCGATCGTACACCGTCGAGGTGCAGCGCAACGGCGACACCCTGGTGATCGAGAGCGAGGGCCAAAGCTACGAGGTCACGCTCAGCGGCGATGCGCGGCCGGTTGCCGGCCCGGCGGCGGCCACCGGTGCGGGACCTTCCGCTGGCGGCGCGCCGCCCGCCGCGGCTTCCGCGCC
This sequence is a window from Spirochaetaceae bacterium. Protein-coding genes within it:
- a CDS encoding OadG family protein; this translates as MEQTIAFAGTVTILGMGVVFFFLALLSLGMAALRRVYGGEASAAAAEPEAATTASGAPARHDARWVAAAVAAWLAGQGRFDEVSAAPWDPMRRRR